A single Gemmatimonadales bacterium DNA region contains:
- a CDS encoding AAA family ATPase, whose product MSYAQSSTRPRTDAAPVTIPGLAEESRLAAQVQAEMSKVIVGQQALLERLLIGLLADGHVLLEGVPGLAKTLAVRTLAATVAGGFRRVQFTPDLLPADLLGTQIYNQRSGEFTLQQGPIFTNILLADEINRAPAKVQSALLEAMQEKQVTLGGETVLLPELFLVLATQNPIEHEGTYPLPDAQVDRFMFKLVVTYPARREEREVLDRMSTETEPVARPVLEPGHALALRRLVQLVYVDERVKEYVLDLVGATRDPAAARLPELGPLIEYGASPRAGLLLLRAAKAHAFLQGRAYVLPEDVKALALDALRHRLIRTYRADAEGVDADQMLGRIVEAVPVP is encoded by the coding sequence ATGAGCTACGCCCAATCGTCCACGCGCCCGCGCACCGACGCGGCGCCCGTCACCATTCCCGGCCTCGCCGAGGAGAGCCGGCTCGCCGCGCAGGTACAGGCGGAAATGAGCAAGGTGATCGTCGGGCAGCAGGCGCTGCTGGAGCGTCTGCTGATCGGCCTTCTCGCCGATGGGCACGTCCTGCTCGAGGGCGTGCCGGGGCTCGCGAAGACCCTCGCCGTGCGGACGCTCGCCGCCACCGTGGCGGGCGGGTTCCGGCGGGTGCAGTTCACTCCGGACCTGCTCCCCGCCGACCTCCTCGGCACCCAGATCTACAACCAGCGGAGCGGCGAGTTCACCCTCCAGCAGGGGCCGATCTTCACCAACATCCTCCTCGCCGACGAGATCAATCGCGCGCCGGCCAAGGTGCAGAGCGCGCTGCTCGAGGCGATGCAGGAGAAGCAGGTAACGCTGGGCGGCGAGACGGTGCTCCTGCCCGAGCTTTTCCTCGTGCTCGCGACGCAGAACCCGATCGAGCACGAGGGCACCTATCCGCTGCCGGACGCGCAGGTCGACCGCTTCATGTTCAAGCTCGTGGTCACCTATCCCGCGCGGCGGGAGGAGCGGGAGGTGCTGGACCGGATGAGCACGGAGACCGAGCCCGTCGCGCGGCCCGTGCTCGAGCCGGGGCACGCGCTTGCGCTCCGCCGGCTGGTGCAGTTGGTGTACGTCGACGAGCGGGTCAAGGAATACGTGCTCGACCTGGTGGGCGCCACGCGCGACCCCGCCGCCGCTCGGCTGCCCGAGCTGGGTCCGCTCATCGAGTACGGCGCATCGCCGCGCGCGGGGCTGCTGCTGCTGCGTGCCGCCAAGGCGCATGCGTTTCTGCAGGGCCGCGCGTACGTGCTGCCGGAGGACGTGAAGGCGCTGGCGCTCGACGCGCTGCGCCACCGCCTGATTCGCACCTACCGCGCCGACGCCGAGGGCGTCGATGCCGATCAGATGCTCGGCCGCATCGTCGAGGCCGTACCGGTTCCGTGA
- a CDS encoding DUF58 domain-containing protein: MTPEQVAAEVRRIEITTRQLVRDLVAGEYASAFRGRGIEFSDVREYQPGDDVRAIDWKVTARLGTAYVKRHLEERELGVLLVVDASASGAFGSRVRTKRELTVEAAAVLGLAAARNNDRVGLAVFTDRIERYVPPRKGRRHTLRVVSELLGYEPAGRGTDLAASLRFLEPLLRRRAVLFVLSDFLAEGYLDPLARLSRRHDVIAVQIVDPRERELPDAGLVTLRDPESGAWRTVDTSDRALREGFRRRMLDWDRALEQGLRERGADLLRLETSRSYAEAMIAFFRRRERRLGR; encoded by the coding sequence GTGACGCCGGAGCAGGTCGCCGCCGAGGTGCGGCGCATCGAGATCACCACCCGCCAACTGGTCCGCGATCTTGTCGCCGGTGAGTACGCCAGCGCGTTCCGCGGGCGCGGGATCGAGTTCTCGGACGTGCGCGAATACCAGCCGGGCGATGACGTGCGCGCCATCGACTGGAAGGTCACCGCCCGCCTCGGCACCGCGTACGTCAAGCGGCACCTGGAGGAGCGCGAGCTGGGCGTGCTGCTCGTGGTGGATGCGAGCGCGTCGGGCGCGTTCGGCTCGCGGGTGCGCACCAAGCGCGAGCTGACGGTGGAAGCGGCCGCCGTGCTTGGCCTCGCGGCAGCGCGGAACAACGACCGGGTAGGGCTCGCGGTCTTCACCGACCGTATCGAGCGCTATGTGCCGCCGCGGAAAGGGCGGCGCCACACCCTGCGCGTAGTGAGCGAGCTGCTGGGATACGAACCCGCCGGTCGCGGCACCGACCTCGCCGCCAGCCTTCGCTTTCTCGAGCCGCTCCTCCGCCGCCGCGCCGTGCTCTTCGTGCTCTCCGACTTTCTCGCCGAGGGCTACCTCGATCCGCTCGCGCGGCTCTCGCGCCGGCACGACGTGATTGCCGTGCAGATCGTGGACCCGCGCGAGCGCGAGCTGCCCGACGCGGGGCTCGTGACCCTCCGCGACCCCGAGAGCGGCGCGTGGCGTACGGTCGACACGTCCGACCGCGCGCTTCGCGAAGGTTTTCGGCGCCGGATGCTGGATTGGGACCGCGCGCTCGAGCAGGGGCTGCGCGAGCGTGGCGCGGACCTGCTCAGGCTGGAGACGTCGCGATCCTACGCCGAAGCGATGATCGCGTTCTTCCGGCGGCGGGAGCGGCGCCTCGGGCGCTGA